The Toxorhynchites rutilus septentrionalis strain SRP chromosome 3, ASM2978413v1, whole genome shotgun sequence genome includes a region encoding these proteins:
- the LOC129775379 gene encoding uncharacterized protein LOC129775379: protein MATQTISNTQPGRGAAANPQLKSLVYSKYRELLGSYNGKANEILQSYPAYMVKEDKGFDFVDNYGGQPQSTIGNSARRIQSQLPVEPPACVQNAMMRRDKQPFTYTPGGIDLSQIKSPRMAKRISRNAQSEGVANQPKLSPLAQNNSSSSNSSNSQTSVSPAATLGAAAMGMPFQVFPTGPPAPPPPPPPNMCAKPTPGQTNGNSAPAPPPPPPPALSTEKKTPRPQSFEPPPMGCRPEIKIPPNPMANLRRAPRPQPKNDFWIEEYRKEKLDAEQPAYNPTINNKIADEEVAKNIQNRADELTVAKDSHINRSPSPSNLTKPLENGSRVSSIKTPPVYSQSPVPPNLPPPITPTKVSQPPSINTPTALLQQDNEQSFKPHQQSPTSTPSTPANGTLNTGPSTSKTPSPQKPAQPLGSLYIPPVHEVFANSKQTLLNQTSPPWMSSRQNSVKEQPEWVHKGEPEFPEPKPQAPKSNSNESTTKTLEPTTTDPPSPAKPTLVYQQHIPQTTAQVSGPQAIESPSVQQPTISQTHYIQLQHPNAKVQPVLQQSPIMPGSRNYPQSPVYVQNQVYSPQPTSSQKERIIPIQVEQSPVKTPASTPGFAPPPYYSPGPQYTVQSPITVGYPSPHSGFTTPTAMFTNPNHFVNQGYNNITYPTTSPQHTMYQQHHQHYPQHHPTPQQHQHIIHQQMPAQQAGGVRIIPIKVEGGDSSMVGATTVRGPLSQTPAIIQSGDHRYIIHDIPLEAKLRFLKNRLSDPRSGNNTQSWNGNITPNQSRSFRVLQHITDTVEDAENKSKPSTPKPAVGEQQQQMAVGVDGADGQVRRMQLSNDDRALMNRVKNQVDEEVYLHKEEDPRYRGAAIPSKAFRYLQSMTDGSQAPNPGSTGSGNRANQMFVQNRGNIGESEDDSPHQYIPPSEQKVEEPKKYTGSAIPSRSFKMLQAMTQSDAPAETNSSDIEGNQNLPCNGDIQYSPYPYPLHHYCCTPNWHYYDPNNPQYYPHPPPPPLPPPHHAPGYYYPPPPHQHPHHGHYDRSAYYAGYMSPHNFYYPQEPCSPCTPPPYYQLSQPQVAYCENLMPESPTHTFVITTPPPRIVVTPSAENSDAESPLNDNNDRPHPLTRSQSSLKRLSERLANFTVSPEKISPVDLQDPLVSCSPSSPLNERYRTFEESTSSATSSQSECSDSEEDSSKKLPQLAMKGKKDDIEAVVRQEPQPVEHEENSESSDESEDEETVGYESSQPEHLPHQLSVIFEEDSVYTCSANLSRRTSVCSNSSTLSDCSSTLANDLDNDADVDKEIISGGGNHTDDDIDRLEDDECNPEGHQTESSPTSIPCDRRSGAVEESCSESDESESGDESTEEAAGKHSSNVDTLIIAEKRQNPDTQKTPNQSDNYSTDSSEEEESESESDPNETGEDEQKDCNDMNTDVTVTITIPSMSGKSINETNDTHKVNQELPKPNFVVDYEDDTQVSVSVSLPLKMKPSTIDETVETKQIEECDRSDAAAAEQETQQDDDEEIDFWSQIGEEDDYCRPRSSYSRDFWSSREVSIDRDGEWNQNGDDDEKYHDDGEIDFWNNENGPTEAIDLWKADPVVESFLQRQKNESANDSLEFWQKENERLVNDLYSKQNDDNDIQKGCKIMDENNNSSTWDKVETLKETSCEEAGNGHQTEIINNTSVKDSDNNTDTDSSDEISGDESDDYETTNTSKEESDADADDLDKIEDSNIKCPEKLKIILEEMVEKEVILKADDTTERADEKTMSVRDRISLFENHPVPSPLLEVPPQRQTSNSGCHLRPASVQKLSCDESEAEDDSGVTSDMSKHISEVETDSEFFPEMRKMTRYQRAATHSRLFKLLQDESNNGDSEDEEAEKMASVECNNNHKETTQNDKAEKLPRVKMGKHKESLSEDNSSNANTATDRRDRLSLPIRHQSSSGIESLSSSTSSASPVSGAMNEKLAEELVQSLLMKKKGRLFRNLPLEKLHAAALKILQEDLESNGTISSNEDNIPTVDSTPALTPQEFKSEYQNSYSDYYDTWSETNDKASPHDIGQQEAAPSKGLRSWQENHNGRKTSGWTARCPRVLSNKSISRLAEVRESNSPEPSTMSRSRPPSRASNQSPFPSMSGLMEDLPSGSRSAYRHCK, encoded by the exons TTATGGCGGTCAACCTCAATCCACCATAGGCAATTCGGCGAGGCGAATACAGTCACAGTTGCCGGTGGAACCACCGGCCTGTGTTCAGAATGCCATGATGCGTCGAGACAAACAACCGTTCACATACACTCCAGGCGGTATCGACCTGTCACAGATTAAATCACCCCGAATGGCTAAACGAATATCGAGAAATGCTCAATCAGAGGGTGTTGCAAATCAACCGAAGCTTTCCCCACTGGCTCAG AATAACAGCAGTAGTAGTAATAGTAGTAATAGTCAGACATCAGTATCCCCCGCGGCAACGCTTGGAGCCGCTGCAATGGGTATGCCATTTCAAGTTTTTCCAACTGGTCCGCCTGCGCCACCACCGCCACCACCGCCAAATATGTGCGCAAAACCAACACCTGGACAAACAAACGGTAACAGTGCCCCAGCACCACCTCCTCCTCCGCCTCCAGCACTTTCGACAGAGAAAAAGACTCCAAGGCCACAATCATTCGAGCCTCCGCCAATGGGATGCAGACCAGAAATAAAAATTCCACCGAATCCAATGGCAAATCTTCGAAGAGCACCAAGACCTCAGCCGAAGAATGATTTCTGGATCGAGGAGTACCGCAAAGAAAAACTTGATGCTGAACAACCAGCTTATAATCCAACGATTAACAATAAGATAGCGGACGAAGAAG TCgctaaaaatattcaaaaccgCGCAGACGAGCTTACCGTCGCGAAAGATTCACATATAAACCGATCACCAAGCCCATCCAATCTAACTAAACCGCTCGAAAACGGTTCACGAGTGTCATCGATAAAGACACCTCCAGTCTATAGTCAAAGTCCAGTTCCACCCAATCTCCCTCCACCGATCACACCAACTAAAGTTTCACAACCTCCATCCATCAACACACCCACAGCGCTCTTGCAACAAGATAACGAACAGTCTTTCAAACCACATCAACAATCACCGACATCTACACCATCAACACCAGCGAACGGAACATTGAACACTGGACCATCAACATCAAAAACACCATCGCCGCAGAAACCAGCACAACCATTAGGATCCCTTTATATTCCACCAGTTCATGAGGTGTTTGCCAACAGCAAACAGACCCTCCTTAATCAGACAAGCCCACCATGGATGTCATCGCGCCAAAACAGTGTTAAAGAACAGCCCGAGTGGGTTCATAAAGGGGAACCAGAATTCCCCGAACCGAAACCGCAGGCCCCCAAATCTAACAGTAACGAATCGACTACTAAAACCTTGGAACCTACCACTACAGATCCACCGAGTCCGGCCAAACCTACCCTAGTGTACCAACAGCACATACCACAGACCACAGCTCAAGTCAGTGGACCACAAGCGATCGAGTCTCCGTCGGTACAACAGCCCACAATTTCACAAACACACTATATACAACTGCAACATCCAAACGCAAAAGTACAGCCAGTCTTGCAGCAATCGCCGATAATGCCGGGAAGCCGGAATTATCCGCAATCTCCTGTGTATGTGCAAAACCAAGTGTATTCACCCCAGCCGACATCGTCACAGAAG GAGCGTATTATCCCGATTCAAGTCGAGCAATCACCCGTAAAGACACCGGCTTCAACACCCGGTTTTGCACCGCCTCCATACTACAGTCCTGGACCACAGTATACGGTCCAATCTCCGATCACGGTCGGATATCCTAGTCCACACAGTG GATTTACAACCCCAACGGCAATGTTTACAAATCCGAACCACTTCGTAAACCAAGGATACAACAACATAACTTATCCGACGACAAGCCCGCAGCACACAATGTATCAACAACATCATCAACATTATCCACAGCATCATCCAACGCCTCAGCAACATCAACACATAATTCATCAGCAAATGCCAGCACAACAGGCGGGAGGAGTTCGGATCATACCGATCAAGGTCGAAGGCGGTGACAGCAGCATGGTTGGTGCAACGACCGTTCGAGGGCCCTTGTCTCAAACGCCAGCGATTATTCAAAG TGGGGATCATAGATACATTATTCACGACATCCCACTAGAAGCTAAGCTTCGTTTTCTTAAAAATAGACTCAG TGATCCGCGGAGCGGTAACAATACCCAATCCTGGAATGGCAACATCACGCCAAACCAGTCTCGTTCGTTCAGAGTGCTACAGCACATCACCGATACAGTAGAAGACGCCGAGAACAAATCGAAGCCCTCGACGCCTAAGCCGGCAGTGGGTGAACAGCAGCAACAAATGGCAGTCGGTGTTGATGGAGCCGATGGCCAAGTGCGTCGGATGCAACTTAGTAATGACGATAGAGCGTTGATGAATCGGGTGAAGAACCAAG TCGACGAAGAGGTGTACCTTCATAAAGAAGAAGATCCCCGCTATCGAGGTGCCGCGATACCATCCAAGGCATTTAGGTACTTGCAGAGTATGACAGATGGTAGCCAAGCCCCAAATCCAGGCAGTACTG GTTCTGGAAACAGGGCAAATCAAATGTTTGTGCAAAATCGTGGCAACATAGGCGAATCAG AGGATGACTCGCCACATCAATACATCCCTCCTAGCGAGCAAAAAGTGGAAGAGCCAAAAAAATACACTGGTAGTGCTATTCCAAGTCGATCATTCAAAATGCTACAGGCTATGACACAATCCGACGCACCTG CCGAAACCAATTCCTCTGACATTGAAGGTAATCAAAATTTACCATGCAACGGCGACATCCAATATTCACCTTACCCCTACCCATTGCATCATTACTGCTGTACTCCTAATTGGCATTATTACGATCCTAACAATCCCCAGTACTACCCGcatccaccaccaccaccattacCACCTCCACATCATGCCCCCGGTTATTACTATCCCCCTCCACCACATCAACATCCGCACCACGGCCATTATGACCGCAGTGCATATTACGCGGGCTACATGTCACCACATAATTTCTACTATCCACAAGAACCATGCTCACCCTGTACACCTCCCCCATACTACCAACTAAGCCAACCACAGGTTGCATACTGCGAAAATCTAATGCCGGAATCTCCGACACACACATTCGTGATTACGACGCCTCCTCCGCGTATTGTGGTCACCCCCAGCGCCGAAAACTCCGACGCCGAATCTCCGCTCAACGACAACAACGATCGGCCACATCCGCTAACTCGATCCCAAAGCAGTCTGAAACGACTTTCGGAGCGGCTTGCAAATTTTACCGTTTCCCCGGAGAAGATTTCCCCAGTCGATCTGCAAGATCCCTTGGTGAGCTGTTCACCTAGCAGCCCCCTCAACGAAAGATATCGTACGTTTGAGGAAAGCACCTCGTCCGCGACTTCCTCTCAGTCTGAGTGCTCAGACTCGGAAGAGGACAGTAGCAAGAAGTTGCCGCAGCTGGCAATGAAAGGGAAAAAAGACGATATTGAAGCCGTAGTAAGGCAGGAACCCCAGCCGGTAGAGCATGAAGAAAATAGCGAGAGTAGCGATGAGAGCGAAGATGAAGAAACTGTCGGATATGAAAGCAGTCAACCAGAGCATTTGCCGCATCAACTAAGTGTGATCTTCGAAGAGGATAGTGTATATACTTGTTCGGCAAATCTCAGCCGCAGAACTAGCGTGTGCAGTAATAGCTCAACATTGAGTGACTGTTCATCTACACTTGCGAATGATTTAGATAACGATGCGGATGTAGATAAGGAAATCATATCTGGCGGAGGTAACCACACAGATGACGATATCGATCGCCTAGAGGACGACGAATGCAATCCGGAAGGTCATCAAACCGAGAGTTCACCAACATCCATACCCTGTGATCGAAGGTCCGGAGCTGTCGAAGAAAGTTGCAGTGAAAGCGATGAATCAGAATCCGGTGATGAAAGTACCGAAGAAGCAGCAGGGAAACACTCTTCCAATGTTGATACGTTGATTATTGCTGAGAAACGTCAAAATCCAGATACGCAGAAAACACCGAACCAAAGCGATAATTATTCAACAGATAgttcagaagaagaagaaagtgaATCCGAAAGTGACCCGAATGAGACGGGTGAAGATGAACAGAAAGATTGCAATGACATGAACACAGACGTAACCGTAACGATAACCATTCCTTCGATGAGTGGTAAATCGATAAACGAGACAAATGATACTCACAAAGTAAACCAAGAGCTGCCCAAACCGAACTTCGTGGTGGATTACGAGGATGATACCCAGGTTTCGGTTTCTGTTTCACTGCCACTCAAAATGAAGCCATCGACGATCGACGAAACTGTTGAAACGAAACAAATCGAAGAATGTGACAGATCggatgcagcagcagcagagcaAGAAACACAGCAGGATGATGATGAGGAGATCGATTTCTGGAGTCAGATTGGCGAGGAGGATGATTACTGCAGACCAAGAAGCTCTTATTCGAGAGATTTTTGGAGCAGCCGTGAGGTCAGTATTGATCGTGATGGGGAATGGAATCAGAATGGTGACGATGATGAGAAGTACCACGACGATGGAGAAATTGATTTCTGGAATAACGAAAACGGTCCTACGGAAGCGATTGATCTGTGGAAAGCCGACCCTGTGGTGGAAAGTTTCCTACAGCGACAGAAGAATGAAAGCGCCAACGATTCGTTGGAGTTTTGGCAGAAGGAGAACGAAAGATTGGTGAATGATTTGTACAGTAAGCAAAACGATGATAACGATATCCAAAAGGGTTGTAAAATCATGGATGAAAACAATAACTCCAGTACCTGGGATAAAGTAGAAACTCTCAAAGAGACGTCGTGCGAGGAAGCCGGTAATGGGCATCAAACGGAAATAATCAATAATACATCGGTCAAAGACTCTGACAATAATACAGATACCGACAGCTCGGATGAAATCAGTGGCGATGAGAGTGATGATTACGAAACAACGAATACGTCGAAGGAAGAATCGGACGCAGATGCCGATGACTTAGACAAAATTGAAGATAGTAACATAAAATGTCCGGAGaagttgaaaataattttggagGAAATGGTGGAAAAAGAAGTAATTCTAAAAGCTGATGATACGACTGAGCGAGCAGACGAGAAAACTATGTCTGTGCGGGATAGAATATCTCTATTTGAGAATCATCCAGTCCCCAGTCCCTTACTGGAAGTACCACCGCAACGACAAACAAGTAATTCGGGCTGCCATTTAAGACCCGCATCGGTTCAGAAGTTATCGTGTGACGAGTCGGAAGCAGAAGACGACTCTGGTGTTACATCAGACATGAGCAAACACATATCAGAGGTAGAAACTGACTCAGAATTCTTCCCGGAGATGCGAAAAATGACCCGTTACCAGCGAGCAGCGACACATTCCAGGTTATTTAAGCTTTTGCAGGACGAAAGTAACAATGGTGATAGTGAAGATGAGGAAGCCGAAAAGATGGCATCAGTTGAATGTAACAATAACCATAAAGAAACCACCCAGAACGACAAAGCGGAAAAACTTCCACGCGTGAAGATGGGCAAACATAAAGAATcattatctgaagataattccaGTAACGCAAACACTGCCACCGATCGCAGAGATCGTTTATCACTGCCAATTAGACATCAATCCTCTTCAGGTATTGAAAGCTTGTCTTCGTCTACCTCGTCGGCATCTCCTGTATCAGGAGCAATGAATGAGAAACTAGCCGAAGAGTTGGTACAgagcttattgatgaagaaaaaGGGTAGACTGTTCCGTAATCTACCACTCGAGAAGTTACACGCAGCAGCATTGAAGATTCTCCAAGAAGACTTAGAATCGAACGGAACAATCAGTTCGAACGAGGACAACATCCCAACCGTAGATTCGACGCCGGCTTTAACTCCGCAAGAATTCAAATCGGAATATCAGAACTCATACTCCGACTATTACGACACTTGGAGTGAAACAAATGATAAAGCATCCCCACACGACATAGGTCAGCAGGAGGCGGCTCCCTCGAAAGGGCTTCGGTCTTGGCAGGAGAATCATAACGGTCGGAAAACAAGTGGCTGGACCGCTAGATGTCCCCGGGTACTCAGCAATAAGAGCATATCGCGGCTAGCGGAGGTTCGAGAATCCAATTCCCCCGAACCCAGCACCATGTCCCGTTCACGTCCACCATCGCGTGCATCCAATCAGTCGCCTTTCCCATCAATGTCTGGACTGATGGAAGACCTCCCTTCCGGGTCACGAAGTGCATATAGGCATTGCAAATGA